The Solanum dulcamara chromosome 2, daSolDulc1.2, whole genome shotgun sequence region CTCCTAAGCCAAAGACTAAGCATAAGGTTGACATTGATACTGTGGAGAAGTTTCAAACCTTACGCTTGCAGGAGCAGAAGTACTTTGATGACATGGTTCAGAAGTGCAAGGTAAAATTGCTTAATCTGTACATGAGATAAGAGTTGAAAACCTTTGTTGAAGCTAATCCCTTGTTCAATAAGGGAATGAAAATGGGATGGTTGGGGCAACAAAAGATGGAGACATGTTTCTTGGCCCTTGTAGATATGTTGGAGTATTGAGAAGTCTATGATCAGCTAAAATTAATAGTTCTTTCCTGGAATTTCAGGTGATAGTGTTGCAAAACTAGTTCCTTCACTCTCCCACATCAATTTATTCTCTTAGCAAAGGAATTTGTTGTTCCCAGCCTATTGTTGTTTATGTAAAACTCAGTTAAGAATGAAATCCAGATATATTTGTTCTCCTCTTTCTTGCCCCTTAATCCTTATCTTGTGAGGTTATGCAATGTGGTCTGTTATTAGCATAAACAAGTAGAGGCAGTAGGGAGGCCAACTCTTGTGTTCACAATTACCACTACAGtttgtttggatgattgataCCAGTTGTATAGTATCATATTGTTACCTTAAGTATAAGGTTTGTTTtaattgttacttaaattttattgtattgtgTAAATATGGTTTCAATACAACCTATGTACTGTTCTGTGTATTTATACTTACAAGTTATGTTCACAATTACCACCGAGTCATATATAAGGGAACTTCATTTACAGCTTTTTGGATGATTGTTACCTATTGTATTGTATCATATTGTTAATTTAagtacaatatttattttaattgttacttaaattttattgtatagTGTAAATATGGTTTCAAGACAACCTATGTCCTGTTATGTCTATTTATGAATATACGTTATTAGCGTAAATTTTTTATTGTATCGTATTGTTGAATCTGTTGTTATGTAACGATGAGAAATGGTATTTTATGTAACTACTTATTCATGTGATTGCATCtttacctcttttttttccttctcatCTTGCATTTATTATCTAATAATCTTACTTTCTCCTCTACCCTACATTTTTTGAACTCTGCATGTATCACActttttctttataatattgtaagtttatttttcaaattgctGGTGCATGACCGTATGTAGTGACGGAAAACAATACAATCTATCCAAACGTTGTATTCATCAAAACAATAGAGTACGATACATTACGAAATGATACGTGATAACCATCCAAACATTTTGGTAGTGAGATGAGATCTTTGATGCGTGTTCTTAGGACCAAGAATTGCAATAGGTGTGTATTTACATGCAGTTTATTTTTATCTGGACCTATTTACCTTGTATTCTGGTGGTTTGGCTTCTTGGAGTTTCATTTGTCTAACAAGGGTGCCATATCTAACAGGATGTTGGTGCCACCTTAGTTATCTGCCAGTGGGGTTTTGATGATGAAGCTAATCACTTATTGATGCATAGAAATATGCCTGCTGTTAGATGGGTAGGTGGTGTGGAATTGGAGCTGATAGCAATTGCCACAGGTTTGTGTCTACTTATCGATTATGATGCCTTGCATCTTTCACCATTTCTGTTGGATCTGATTTAAATACATTCCTTCTTGGTATCTGTGCATTTGATTAGGTGGGAGAATAGTTCCTAGGTTTCAAGAGTTGACACCTGAAAAACTTGGCAAGGTACATCCCTTTCTTTCTGCTCTGTTTGTGGACGTGCATTATGTATCTATTAAATATTGTGGACTTAAATGTGAAAGTTGTTAAACTTAAACTTTATGGATATGTAATACACTTTTTACCTATATATTGTTACCGCCAAACACTGCATGAATATATTGTGGAAGTGTTTCTAATTCATTTATATGTAGATTACTGGACATCATATCTTGCCATGAACTCCATGAGAGCTTCACCATTTAGTTAACCTTATATTATGCAATACACTTGTGGATTTGTAGCTCTCTCTAGTCTCTATTTGCTAAAAATGATTTTCTATTTCAGGCTGGTATTGTTCGGGAGAAATCCTTCGGTACAACAAAGGATAGAATGATTTACATTGAGCATTGTGCAAATTCCAGAGCAGTTACTATATTTATCCGTGGTGGTAAGTTGATTGCCTGATGAGATGCCTTATTAGTTCGTTCTACTGTTGATGGAAATTGTGCGTTGTTTTTTTGGTCTACTTTTTTATTAGTTTATTCTGCTACTAATGAAAATAGCATGTGTTGTTCTTGGTTTATTTTCTTAACTGTTGATGAATATTCACAAGAAATTGACTTAAATTTTGGAGTTTCTTTACTTTACCCTGCCCTATATGTACATGTTGTATTCGATTGTGAGAGATTTATGATTGAACTCTACAAATATGTGCTCCCTGAATCTAAATCGTGGTACATTATTGGGGTATTATCCTTCCGTAAGTATGTTGTTTGAAGTTAcctaaaatagaaatttttaaGAGATATCATCAAGCAAAATGTGTTTCCAAAACTGTTTTTTCACTTGAGTATATTTTCTGTCATACCAAACTTAGTGCATTTTCATAAGATATATACAAACAATCAATTCAATTTTGATTTTCTATGGGTTTTAATTGACTCaaccaaaatcaaaatttctcTAGGGTGTTTGGTTGTTTGGTTTATTACCCCACCTCCCCCTTTAACTGTAACTAACTCGGTAGATGGGAACTATACATAGAAGtaaaacatggttttctatcaTCTAGGTTGGTGCCATTCGTTTTGCGTGGAGCACATTGTGCAACATGTTTTCTTACCTGTGCAAGTTTGAGGTTTTTGTGCTAATGATTATCCAGCACTATATGAAATGACTTTGCATATGACAAGAACTGTTATATATTAGGATGGCTGACCTGATATTTGATCACTGTACAGGCAACAAGATGATGATAGAGGAGACAAAACGTAGTATCCATGATGCTCTATGTGTTGCTAGAAATCTTATTCGCAACAATTCAATTGTATATGGTGGTGGTTCAGCAGAGATTTCTTGCTCAATTGCTGTTGAAGCGGCTGCAGATAAACACCCAGGAGTTGAACAGGTATAGGTTTTAgttgtttttttatatttttctgtaTCCGTCTTTTGTATTTAAGTGTCTTTCGCTGAAGCCTcaattcttctttctttagTATGCAATCAGGGCATTTGCAGATGCTTTGGATTCTGTCCCAATGGCACTTGCTGAGAACAGTGGCCTCCAGCCCATTGAAACTCTATCTGCTGTTAAGTCTCAGCAAATTAAGGTAATCCTGACTTATTAGTACTTAAAAGCAATATTAAATTAGTCCAATATTGAAGAGTCATTCTATGATACTTGTTAAAAAAGAGTCGTTCTATGACATTTCCAGCTGTTAGtgttagaaaaaggaaaagatacAGAAGCCGTTCTTTCCCATTTCTGACTGTCATGTATGTATCCAATGTTTTTCTGAACAATTGTGTTATAACATCAAATCTTATATGCAGGAGAATAATCCCTGTTGTGGAATTGATTGTAATGATGTTGGCACAAATGACATGCGTGAGCAAAATGTGTTTGAGACTCTAATTGGGAAGCAACAACAGATAATGCTTGCAACTCAGGTTGTCAAGATGATCCTAAAGATTGATGATGTGATTTCTCCCTCCGAGTATTGATTTTAAGTACGGAAATGCAAAATTTTATTTGCTTAAGAGAAGATGAGCGTTTTCCTTCTGGCTATGCAAACCAGAAGTTTTGTTCGGTGAAACATTCACGATCTTATGCTTTTGCTTCTATGTTGTCTATTTGAGTAGAATTTTGGTGGTTGATGAATTTCACTTGATTGATGATCAGTTTCCGTCGCAGTATTCTCCATCGAAAGATTATTTACTAAGATTTTAACAATTTATCTTTGGTAGAACTAGAATGCCAAAACAATAGTTTCTGTCTGCTCTCTCATCTGAACTTAGTGATACCTTCATGGTATACTTCCTTCCCTGATGTGCAACGATGTAGCAATTATATTAAAAGGATATGTGCCTAATGGTCTTCGAGTGACAACAAATTTTCTGGAAATGTTCAATTATTTAGTTACAACCATGGAGGAGCATTTAGATGCCACCAGACTCTGATAATGACTTTTAAATTGTGATGAAGCCAACAACAATTAGTGACAGATTTAGTGCCTTGTGCTGTTGATTGTTGACTTGCTCAATGAAgttgaagaaaaagagaaatcgTGTTAATTTCTTTGACATCCTACGTTCAAAGTTGAGATTTGTGTTCTGTGCTTTTCATTTCCAATGTCTTGTGGTACTTGTGAAATAGGGAAATTATCAATCAGTGCTATACATCTTGAGACTGTAATACGATTTATAAAACCACCAACGAGAGAGTGCAGTTTAAGGAATCGACCCAGTTTATTGCATTAGCTAAGCTTGGATGTAAAGTTGTCATCTTGGATGGCTACTTGAG contains the following coding sequences:
- the LOC129880418 gene encoding T-complex protein 1 subunit epsilon-like codes for the protein MALAFDEFGRPFIILREQEQKTRLRGLDAQKANISAGKAVARILRTSLGPKGMDKMLQSPDGDVTITNDGATILEQMDVDNQIAKLMVELSRSQDYEIGDGTTGVVVMAGALLEQAEKLLERGIHPIRIAEGYEMASRIAVEHLERVAHKYKFSLNDVEPLVQTCMTTLSSKIVNRCKRRMAEIAVKAVLAVADLERKDVNLDLIKVEGKVGGKLEDTELIYGIIVDKDMSHPQMPKQIEDAKIAILTCAFEPPKPKTKHKVDIDTVEKFQTLRLQEQKYFDDMVQKCKDVGATLVICQWGFDDEANHLLMHRNMPAVRWVGGVELELIAIATGGRIVPRFQELTPEKLGKAGIVREKSFGTTKDRMIYIEHCANSRAVTIFIRGGNKMMIEETKRSIHDALCVARNLIRNNSIVYGGGSAEISCSIAVEAAADKHPGVEQYAIRAFADALDSVPMALAENSGLQPIETLSAVKSQQIKENNPCCGIDCNDVGTNDMREQNVFETLIGKQQQIMLATQVVKMILKIDDVISPSEY